GTGATGAAATTGTTTTTTGCcgatttttctgtgtatttttttaaacttttttttaagaaaattctccTGCTCAGAGATACTTTCCTCCTGAGGATTTCTGTCTGGCTCACATTTACTGTTGTTAATTGACTCTCCAAAGGTATGAGCAGCAGCGGGACAATCTCGCCCAACAGTCATTTAACATGGAGCAAGCCAATTACACCATCCAGTCACTGAAGGACACCAAGACCACGGTACTCCCGGAGCACCTTCTCCCATGATTTTGTTTGATTTCTGTACCTTGTGCTCTTTGCCCATGGTTTTTAAGAGACAGTTTAACCAACTTGGCTTCTTAAGACATTGTGTTTTCTCTTACCTTTTTTTAGGTTGATGCTATGAAACTGGGagtaaaggaaatgaagaaagcatACAAACAAGTGAAGATTGACCAGATCGAGGTGAGAGGTGTATGGATTTCTTTAAGAACATGCACCAGTTTCTGAGAGAATCCAGATGGCTGTGTTTGTGCTGGGAAGAACGCAGAAGAGGGATGGATGTTGGGCCTGGCATTCACTAGTAGAGTAACTTTGGGAAGGGGTACAAAGGTCTCATCTTCCTTTTTGTTAACACAAGGATCCTAATACACGTacggttattgtgaggatgaagtaaATGAACTGGTGTATCTGAATGCAAAATGCCGGGCACATAATAAGACCCCAATAAATAAGCTTCCAGTTTCCTGTTACTTCTAATGCACTTGATGTTTCGTCCTCTGTTCCCTCAGCTGTAAAATAGTGACACTGCTCCCATTTCCCGGGAGTGTCACGAGTGTTAAATGAGAACATAAACATACAGTGCTTAACTCCTGGCATAGAGTTGAGGTAGTATTATAAGTTGATGTAAAACTCtctattaaaaaaacatattttgaggTCCAGCCATTATATTAGGTTGGATGGATTACCTAATTGTGGATACAGGATTAATAAAGTATAAtacctgtcctcaaggagttttCTGGTAATTCTCTTTagatttttaataataatgtCATTAGGTCCTTAAAATTGGCTTGTCTTTTGAGCTCATGGTTTGGCGGAGGTGGGGTGAGCCCTGAGAGCTTGGCTCCTCTCACCTCTGTCAGGTGAACAGCCCAATGGAAGCAGGGGTGGCAGAGGGAGTGCGTGATGACTGGCCAGAGGAGAGGCTTTTCTGGATGAGTGACAGTGCTCCTTACCTCTACCCTCTGAGCAGAATGTGTCTTTCAATGAGGGCAGGGGCTCGATTTGTTCACTGTTGCATCCCCAGCGCCCTGAACAATGCCTGGCCCTGGTTGGTGCTCAGAAAGTGGTGGTTGCTGTTCAAATGGATGAGAGGCTTTTAAAGGAGATAAAGCAGTTCTTTCTGATTCAAGCCGTATTTGTTggttgagtacttactgtgtacTGGCATGGTACTGCCTCTGCAGGGGTAAAAATGCCATCAGGTATTCTCAGGTAGAACCGGTCTGTAGTCTACAGTGAAGGCCTTCCTGCCATCTTGGGTTTTGGGGGGGGCACCCCTCCTTACACTGCCCAAGGCCATCTCTAATCCTCCTACCAGTCTCTGCTTACAAGGAGTTGAGCTAAGTGATGTCTTCCAGGAGATTTACTGAGAAAAATGTTCTGTGCGTGCTTGTCTTTTTACAATACTAtatgataataaaatattattttctgcgTTTAGGGTTCCTTGTGTTTTAATGAGAGCTATTTAATAGACAAAATAGAAACTCTGATCTTTCTGGTTTTTTGTATGTCTCTGCATCTTTCACCTGtggttgtctgtctgtctccctgcctcATTATCCTTTTCCTGTCCCCTAAGAGATTTGCCCCACGACAGGTGGAgacccctttctctctcactcttttggGGAGAGGGTCTTTGGCTGGcctatatattttgaatttcatttttcttcctaaaatgtttTAGTTGTGAAACACTTTCATTGTTTTATAGCTCTCATTGTAAGATTTTCGTCTGTGTGTGCCCGTTCCTCTGTTTCtgtcctttctgttcttcagtgTCTGCACGTCAAGTCTAGTGCTTGTGTTTGTTTATACTGCCTTTGTTTTTCCAGACTGGAACCTGCTAATTCTGTGTgaggatttttttcctgtgtctATCCCACAGTCTATTGCTGGGAATCCCATTCATAGATGACTTGGGGAGACTTATCTTGATATGTAATAGCATAGTATAAGCTTAACTTGAGTAGTGTATGTTATTTTCAGTCTCTATAAATTATTGTTTCAGCCTGTGCTTCTCTGTATAGCAGAATGTTACATGTGTGCAGTGTGGTAGTTTGGCAGTTGGAAATGCAGAAAAGCaaagtatttccttttttaaaaaatatttttctcctttttactttctaccctttatatggaaaaacaaacctCTGATTTGGGGGCCTGAAAGGAATTTTCACATGTTTTGCATTGCTGTAGAAATTCTGAAGGATAGGTGCTGCTAATTTGGACCTTCTGCATTATCAACACTAGTCTGTTCCCCCATGTAGAATTTTCGGTGTGTGAAGAGCATATTGTTCGGCACATTCTTAACACAGTAGAAGATAGACGGTATTAAATGCTTAGTGTTTGAAAAATCTTATGGCAATaaatccttacaataaccctatgaggtatggCTATtaataatcccattttacagatgaggaagttaaGGCTTAGTTAAGGCTTGTCGTTGAGTAATAGCAAAATTTGAGCTTGGGtatgtctgactccagagtcttcTCTCCTAACCGTTGTACTAACTGCCTTTCACTATGCCATAccacttttcagattggctttgcATTCTTTCTGGCCTTGTGGTAGTCTCCCAGTTAAGTCCAAGCAGATCATTCACAGATGATTTGTGCCCTCCGTCAGTTTTTTCACCAGCCTAGTCTCAGATATCAAGCGTATCCTGATGCCTACTCTGTTTCTCCCTCTAGGGTGGGCCCAGTAGAACTTTTTGTACCACCAATTGTTTccactcctgcctcctttccctgCAAGTGTAGTCAGTCTTTGGCTGACTCAAGAAGAATAATTTGCTTCTCTCAATTACCTCCTTTTCTCCATTAACTAGGAAAATGTTGATAATGTAGATGTTGCCTGATTTAATGTTTCAAGTTGAACTTTCTGTAACAACAGAGAGCTGATGGGCATGTAGCAATAGGACTTTGGATTTCCATGAAGCACCTTAAATTTAAATGCAAGATCACCAAttctacttttctttatttttgagtttaCATTTTTACCACCGAAAATAGGAGGAGGATTACGTGGGTTCGTGGCATTCACAGTTATTGTTAGGGGAAATCTTCAGGCTTGTGATTTTTAACCAATTCTTTAAGCTTTCTTTCTTACACTTCTAATTAGAAGGGACATTGAGGAGTTACTTGAACCCGTCCTTTAGAGGAGTACCTGCTCAGTTGTTGACTAAAAACAGTCGCTAGCCAAGGGCTGGGGTAAAAGAGGGGAACTAACAGCATTGGGGAACCGATTATGTGCTCAGCATTTTATATACATCATCTCTTTAAAAACTGCTCATTTGTAAGATTCAGAGGAGAGAGTAGGGGCAGGAGGTAGTTAGAGAAAAATGGTAAGAAATGATTCAAAATCCTGTCTTGTATTTCTATAGGATTTACAAGACCAGCTAGAGGATATGATGGAAGATGCAAATGAAATCCAAGAGGCACTGAGTCGTAGTTATGGCACCCCAGAATTAGATGAAGATGACCTAGAAGCAGGTAAGTTATGGGAAAAGCCATGCATAATAGCTTTAGAGTCTGAAAGGAGCAGCTGCCTGGGAGCTTTCCCCAAATGCTAGAGAAAATTCCCGTGGAGGTTCCTGGAGAGTTAGTTTTTACAGTCTCTGGGCAAAGAGCTCGTGAGGCAGCCACGTCAGGCTTGCTTACTCCCCCAACGACTGTGGGACAAAGAGGCTCTGAAGGAAGGTCCAGGGCGGCCTCTGCTGACCTGGTGCCTGCTCTCTGGTCTGCCTTCCCTGCCTTTTCCTTCGATCTTGTTCTCCCTGTTTTGCTACTTGGAGTCCTCACGCTCAGAACAACAAAACAGATCAAGATCAAGGGGTTGGCAGATACTTGGTGtgcatctactatatgccaggcactgtgttaggtgctggggattcagCACTGAAGAAAACAGATACGATACCTGCGTTCATGAAACTTCTCTAGCAGGGGTAAGAAACTACTTGTTTTAAGTAATTAATTACAGGAGCACAAACTGTTGGGAAGAAGTATGGGGTGCCATGGAGCACGTAGCTGGGCACTCTAACCTAGTTGGGAGTGGGGGACAGGCATGGAACCTGAAAGATGAGAAGAGGTTAGCAGGGTCAAATGGGAGAGGTTGTTGAGTGGCCTCAGAGAGGAATCTAGAAGCTATTGCTGCAGTCCATTTAAGAGATGATGGTGACTGAGACTAAGGTTGTGGTagcagaaacagagagaagtgaACAGTTTGAAGAAATTTTTGGAGGGTGAATGACAAGACAATAATTGGAtgtggagggagaaggaggtgtCAGGGATGTCTGTCAATTTCTCATATGAGTAGCTGGGTAGATGGCAGAACCACCTCACTCTGAATTCTCTGTCACCTGATAATCCCTGTCACATTACTGCTGCTACTTTCTCTCTGCATGTTCTGTATTTGCCTAGaaccttttttccccccattcatttctttattttcttatttcccatCTAGAATTTCCCCTGATGAGTCTCTGCTTGCTATTGTCATTCCGCCGATCACTTTCGACTCACTTTACTGTTGACTTATGTTTAAACCCTGATTTCATGTAATGGTCACTCGGTATACAGCAatcttctgccttctttcactacCTTCTTTCAAGTTCATCAATAACTTAGAGGATTTTTTACATTTGTTATTATCAGGATTTTCTAGTTTGGATTGACTGACTGATAACTAGAGTCTTCTGAAGACTAGGGCCTTGTAAGCCTGTGGGGAAtggttgttttgtttcttgaatttttattctgctttttcatAGATTTTACCACATCTATTCCCTAGAAAATTTCTTATAATgataatcttttattttgaaaatagaaattaatagtCCCGttccctttgtttttaaattttcgtCTTCTTATAAGTAATTTGGCTTTCTTAACATTAGCTGCCAGTTTCCTTGGTGacgtatttttaaatgttgactcTTCACTCTCAGAGTTGGACGCCCTGGGCGATGAGCTTCTGGCCGATGAGGACAGTTCTTACCTGGATGAAGCAGCATCTGCACCTGCAATTCCAGAAGGTGTTCCCACTGACACAAAGAATAAGGTGGAAGCCtcttctgtttatattttctgtgAAATTGTAAAGGTTTTATGTTTGATCACCGGTCTGGGAATTTAAAACGTAGTCTTAAGTTAGTACAAGGAAAGATTGTCTCGATCATTGTTTTGGGAACTCTTAAAAACTCAATTTTCCTGCGTTGGATTATGGACAGGCTGTGTAAATAGTGCCAGGGAAGCCTAGGAACGTTCTTATGTGATGACAATTtgtataatatacataattaCTCTTGTTGTGAGCTTGCACTGAGTTCCATTTACAGGTTTTAGACATTTTCTGGGAAAGCGTCAGCAACACTTGCATGAACTGTGCTAGGCAGGAGTATAAAAGAAAGGTCTACTCTCCAGACCCAGTGGTTCATTAGGGGTGGATTTTTCTAAACTAGGGATTAATAGTTTAAGTATAAAACTTAATGTAGAAAGATTCTAATTCAACAAGGTAAAAGAATCAGGACACTTGGGTTTAAGTCTCTGCCACTAACTAACTGTGAGACCTTGGCAAATCACTTAGCTGTTTCGAAGTTTTCTGTTCcttccatctgtaaagtggagataatgatAATTATCTCACATAATTGTTGTGTAGCTCAGATTAGGTCTTGTATGTAAAAGAGCTTTGTGAACTTAAAGCCTTGTCCAAGGCTATCTGGTTGTcattataaaaagagaagatttcACTTCTAATGAAATCCTGTTCACTCCATCTTAGTTCCTGTGTCATTTTTTCTCTTGCCACTGGACATTGACAGCCCTGCTATTTGCCTTATCTCCCAGCATGCACATCAAGTATGCACAATGTGGTTGACAGAAACCTTGAGCGAGAGCCAGTCTCAGCTCTACCTTTATTCACTgtatgactttgagcaaattaGAAATTCATGTcttctctctgaacctcatcAGTTTTCCCACCTTTAAAATGTAGGGAGCGAATGTGGGGAGTAGGTAATTTCTCAGGTCCCTTTTAGCTGATTCCTCTGAATGTACGTCTTCCCCTCCTGTGCCACTCTCTTCTGCCTGGAGCCTAGAGAGGTCTTACCTCTCTCTgttgcccaccccaccccacccccatatCTCTGGCCACTTCACAGTTCAAGGGATATAGGTTGCTTTTTCTCAGCACacctgaaataatttttattaatactaCCGTAGCTCACCTTTTGAATTCCCTGAAACATCTATGTTATTTCCACTTCTAGAAGGTCACAGATTCCTGAGTTAAATGTGCTGTTGGGA
The window above is part of the Equus caballus isolate H_3958 breed thoroughbred chromosome 23, TB-T2T, whole genome shotgun sequence genome. Proteins encoded here:
- the CHMP5 gene encoding charged multivesicular body protein 5 gives rise to the protein MNRFFGKAKPKAPPPSLTDCIGTVDSRAESIDKKISRLDAELVKYKDQIKKMREGPAKNMVKQKALRVLKQKRMYEQQRDNLAQQSFNMEQANYTIQSLKDTKTTVDAMKLGVKEMKKAYKQVKIDQIEDLQDQLEDMMEDANEIQEALSRSYGTPELDEDDLEAELDALGDELLADEDSSYLDEAASAPAIPEGVPTDTKNKDGVLVDEFGLPQIPAS